One Physeter macrocephalus isolate SW-GA unplaced genomic scaffold, ASM283717v5 random_628, whole genome shotgun sequence genomic window carries:
- the RBCK1 gene encoding ranBP-type and C3HC4-type zinc finger-containing protein 1 isoform X3 → MDEKIKKAEEVAQRLTRAVAGGDEQVAMQCAIWLAEQRVPLNVQLKPEVSPTQDIRLWVSVEDAQMHTVTIWLTVRPDMTVASLKDMVFLDYGFPPTLQQWVIGQRLARDQETLHSHGVRRNGASAYLYLLSARNTSLSPQELQRERQLRMLEDLGFEDLTLQPRGPLEPVPPKPGGPQEPGRGQNDAAPEPPPVGWQCPGCTFINKPTRPGCEMCCRARPEAYQVPASYQPDEEERARLAGEEEALRQYQQRKQQLQEGNYLQHVQLDQRSLVLNTEPTECPVCYSVLAPGEAVVLRECLHTFCRECLQGTIRNSQEAEVACPFIDNTYSCSGKLLEREIRALLSPEDYQRFLDLGVSIAENRSAFSYHCKTLDCKGWCFFEDDVNEFTCPVCFHVNCLLCKAIHEQMNCKEYQDDLALRAQNDVAARQTTEMLRTMLQQGEAMHCPQCQIVVQKKDGCDWIRCTVCHTEICWVTKGPRWGPGGPGDTSGGCRCRVNGAPCHPSCQNCH, encoded by the exons ATGGACGAGAAGATCAAGAAAG CCGAGGAGGTGGCCCAGAGACTCACCCGAGCAGTGGCTGGTGGGGATGAACAGGTGGCTATGCAGTGTGCCATATGGCTGGCAGAGCAACGGGTGCCCCTGAACGTGCAACTGAAGCCTGAGGTCTCCCCGACACAGGATATCAG GCTGTGGGTGAGCGTGGAGGATGCGCAGATGCACACGGTCACTATCTGGCTCACGGTGCGGCCTGACATGACGGTGGCCTCCCTCAAGGACATG GTGTTCCTGGACTATGGCTTTCCGCCAACCCTGCAGCAGTGGGTGATTGGGCAGCGCTTGGCCCGGGACCAGGAGACCCTGCACTCCCACGGGGTGCGGCGGAACGGGGCCAGCGCCTACCTCTATCTGCTGTCAGCCCGCAACACCTCACTCAGCCCTCAGGAGCTGCAGCGGGAGCGGCAGCTGCGGATGCTGGAGG ATCTGGGCTTCGAGGACCTCACGCTGCAGCCACGGGGCCCCCTGGAGCCAGTCCCCCCGAAGCCCGGGGGCCCCCAGGAGCCGGGGCGGGGGCAGAACGACGCCGCGCCAGAGCCCCCGCCG gtgGGCTGGCAGTGCCCCGGCTGCACCTTCATCAACAAGCCCACGCGGCCCGGCTGCGAGATGTGCTGCCGGGCGCGGCCCGAGGCCTACCAGGTCCCCGCCTCGTACCAGCCGGACGAGGAGGAGCGAGCGCGTCTGGCCGGTGAGGAGGAGGCACTGCGCCAGTACCAGCAG CGgaagcagcagctgcaggaggggaACTACCTACAGCACGTGCAACTGGATCAGCGGAGCCTGGTGCTGAACACCGAGCCTACCGAGTGCCCCGTATGCTACTCGGTGCTGGCGCCCGGCGAGGCCGTGGTGCTGCGTGAGTGTCTGCACACCTTCTGCAG GGAGTGTCTACAGGGCACCATCCGCAACAGCCAGGAGGCCGAGGTTGCCTGCCCCTTCATTGACAACACCTACTCATGCTCGGGCAAGCTGCTGGAGAGGGAGATCCGGGCG CTCCTGAGCCCCGAGGATTACCAGCGATTTCTGGACCTGGGCGTCTCCATTGCGGAAAACCGCAGTGCCTTCAGCTACCACTGCAAGACCCTGGACTGCAAAGGATGGTGCTTCTTTGAGGATGATGTCAACGAGTTCACCTGCCCTGTGTGTTTCCACGTCAACTGCCTCCTTTGCAAG GCCATCCACGAACAGATGAACTGCAAGGAGTACCAAGACGACCTGGCCCTGCGGGCTCAGAACGACGTGGCCGCCCGGCAGACGACGGAGATGCTGAGG ACCATGCTGCAGCAGGGCGAGGCCATGCACTGCCCACAGTGCCAGATCGTGGTGCAGAAGAAGGATGGCTGTGACTGGATCCGCTGCACTGTCTGCCACACCGAGATCTGCTGGGTCACCAAGGGTCCTCGCTGGGGCCCCGGG GGCCCGGGAGACACCAGCGGGGGCTGCCGCTGCCGGGTGAATGGGGCTCCTTGCCACCCCAGCTGTCAGAACTGCCACTGA
- the RBCK1 gene encoding ranBP-type and C3HC4-type zinc finger-containing protein 1 isoform X1, translating into MDEKIKKAEEVAQRLTRAVAGGDEQVAMQCAIWLAEQRVPLNVQLKPEVSPTQDIRLWVSVEDAQMHTVTIWLTVRPDMTVASLKDMVFLDYGFPPTLQQWVIGQRLARDQETLHSHGVRRNGASAYLYLLSARNTSLSPQELQRERQLRMLEDLGFEDLTLQPRGPLEPVPPKPGGPQEPGRGQNDAAPEPPPVGWQCPGCTFINKPTRPGCEMCCRARPEAYQVPASYQPDEEERARLAGEEEALRQYQQRKQQLQEGNYLQHVQLDQRSLVLNTEPTECPVCYSVLAPGEAVVLRECLHTFCRCGPDPTPSDVVPHGCAVPMAERGWGAVLLHLLGRPQKPARECLQGTIRNSQEAEVACPFIDNTYSCSGKLLEREIRALLSPEDYQRFLDLGVSIAENRSAFSYHCKTLDCKGWCFFEDDVNEFTCPVCFHVNCLLCKAIHEQMNCKEYQDDLALRAQNDVAARQTTEMLRTMLQQGEAMHCPQCQIVVQKKDGCDWIRCTVCHTEICWVTKGPRWGPGGPGDTSGGCRCRVNGAPCHPSCQNCH; encoded by the exons ATGGACGAGAAGATCAAGAAAG CCGAGGAGGTGGCCCAGAGACTCACCCGAGCAGTGGCTGGTGGGGATGAACAGGTGGCTATGCAGTGTGCCATATGGCTGGCAGAGCAACGGGTGCCCCTGAACGTGCAACTGAAGCCTGAGGTCTCCCCGACACAGGATATCAG GCTGTGGGTGAGCGTGGAGGATGCGCAGATGCACACGGTCACTATCTGGCTCACGGTGCGGCCTGACATGACGGTGGCCTCCCTCAAGGACATG GTGTTCCTGGACTATGGCTTTCCGCCAACCCTGCAGCAGTGGGTGATTGGGCAGCGCTTGGCCCGGGACCAGGAGACCCTGCACTCCCACGGGGTGCGGCGGAACGGGGCCAGCGCCTACCTCTATCTGCTGTCAGCCCGCAACACCTCACTCAGCCCTCAGGAGCTGCAGCGGGAGCGGCAGCTGCGGATGCTGGAGG ATCTGGGCTTCGAGGACCTCACGCTGCAGCCACGGGGCCCCCTGGAGCCAGTCCCCCCGAAGCCCGGGGGCCCCCAGGAGCCGGGGCGGGGGCAGAACGACGCCGCGCCAGAGCCCCCGCCG gtgGGCTGGCAGTGCCCCGGCTGCACCTTCATCAACAAGCCCACGCGGCCCGGCTGCGAGATGTGCTGCCGGGCGCGGCCCGAGGCCTACCAGGTCCCCGCCTCGTACCAGCCGGACGAGGAGGAGCGAGCGCGTCTGGCCGGTGAGGAGGAGGCACTGCGCCAGTACCAGCAG CGgaagcagcagctgcaggaggggaACTACCTACAGCACGTGCAACTGGATCAGCGGAGCCTGGTGCTGAACACCGAGCCTACCGAGTGCCCCGTATGCTACTCGGTGCTGGCGCCCGGCGAGGCCGTGGTGCTGCGTGAGTGTCTGCACACCTTCTGCAGGTGCggccctgaccccacccccagcGATGTAGTTCCTCACGGCTGCGCAGTACCCATGGCTGAAAGGGGGTGGGGCGCAGTGCTCTTACATCTCCTTGGACGCCCACAGAAACCTGCGAG GGAGTGTCTACAGGGCACCATCCGCAACAGCCAGGAGGCCGAGGTTGCCTGCCCCTTCATTGACAACACCTACTCATGCTCGGGCAAGCTGCTGGAGAGGGAGATCCGGGCG CTCCTGAGCCCCGAGGATTACCAGCGATTTCTGGACCTGGGCGTCTCCATTGCGGAAAACCGCAGTGCCTTCAGCTACCACTGCAAGACCCTGGACTGCAAAGGATGGTGCTTCTTTGAGGATGATGTCAACGAGTTCACCTGCCCTGTGTGTTTCCACGTCAACTGCCTCCTTTGCAAG GCCATCCACGAACAGATGAACTGCAAGGAGTACCAAGACGACCTGGCCCTGCGGGCTCAGAACGACGTGGCCGCCCGGCAGACGACGGAGATGCTGAGG ACCATGCTGCAGCAGGGCGAGGCCATGCACTGCCCACAGTGCCAGATCGTGGTGCAGAAGAAGGATGGCTGTGACTGGATCCGCTGCACTGTCTGCCACACCGAGATCTGCTGGGTCACCAAGGGTCCTCGCTGGGGCCCCGGG GGCCCGGGAGACACCAGCGGGGGCTGCCGCTGCCGGGTGAATGGGGCTCCTTGCCACCCCAGCTGTCAGAACTGCCACTGA
- the RBCK1 gene encoding ranBP-type and C3HC4-type zinc finger-containing protein 1 isoform X2 gives MLTLALITQIPNPERSPILIGCSHPPLGPRLPLSHAGHDLTAGPIYSLGPDPVLSPALLCSLALSPPPIPLTYSVTLTQLCLHPPGPSPVLLLGRDGSPATPDSPLRPWSLPFQTPSLPGLTPGCSLNLPVPGPPPAPPPPHPPVSLPPAPPPAPPFPASPAPNLSLPSPTPNAESCPPHPPRHGRFDPSPDPAPFWPNPETLTRPAAPPPCAQRKQQLQEGNYLQHVQLDQRSLVLNTEPTECPVCYSVLAPGEAVVLRECLHTFCRCGPDPTPSDVVPHGCAVPMAERGWGAVLLHLLGRPQKPARECLQGTIRNSQEAEVACPFIDNTYSCSGKLLEREIRALLSPEDYQRFLDLGVSIAENRSAFSYHCKTLDCKGWCFFEDDVNEFTCPVCFHVNCLLCKAIHEQMNCKEYQDDLALRAQNDVAARQTTEMLRTMLQQGEAMHCPQCQIVVQKKDGCDWIRCTVCHTEICWVTKGPRWGPGGPGDTSGGCRCRVNGAPCHPSCQNCH, from the exons ATGTTAACGCTCGCATTGATTACACAGATACCTAACCCTGAGCGTTCCCCCATTCTGATCGGATGCTCCCATCCCCCACTTGGACCCAGGCTGCCCTTGTCCCACGCCGGCCATGACCTCACTGCTGGTCCCATCTACAGCCTTGGCCCGGACCCTGTTCTCTCTCCCGCCTTGCTCTGCTCCCTCGCTTTATCACCACCTCCCATACCCCTGACCTATTCTGTGACCTTGACCCAGCTCTGCCTTCACCCCCCTGGCCCTAGCCCTGTCCTGCTTCTTGGCAGAGATGGGAGCCCTGCTACTCCTGACTCCCCGCTCAGACCCTGGTCCCTTCCTTTCCAAACGCCATCGCTCCCTGGCTTGACACCGGGTTGCAGCCTTAACCTGCCAGTGCCGGGCccgcctcctgccccacccccaccccatccccctgTTTCCttgcctcccgccccgcccccggcccctcccttcCCAGCATCTCCTGCGCCTAACCTCAGCCTGCCCAGTCCCACCCCCAACGCAGAATCCTGCCCCCCGCACCCTCCCCGGCACGGTAGGTTTGACCCATCCCCTGATCCTGCGCCCTTCTGGCCCAACCCTGAGACCCTGACCCGCCCCGCGGCCCCACCCCCGTGTGCCCAGCGgaagcagcagctgcaggaggggaACTACCTACAGCACGTGCAACTGGATCAGCGGAGCCTGGTGCTGAACACCGAGCCTACCGAGTGCCCCGTATGCTACTCGGTGCTGGCGCCCGGCGAGGCCGTGGTGCTGCGTGAGTGTCTGCACACCTTCTGCAGGTGCggccctgaccccacccccagcGATGTAGTTCCTCACGGCTGCGCAGTACCCATGGCTGAAAGGGGGTGGGGCGCAGTGCTCTTACATCTCCTTGGACGCCCACAGAAACCTGCGAG GGAGTGTCTACAGGGCACCATCCGCAACAGCCAGGAGGCCGAGGTTGCCTGCCCCTTCATTGACAACACCTACTCATGCTCGGGCAAGCTGCTGGAGAGGGAGATCCGGGCG CTCCTGAGCCCCGAGGATTACCAGCGATTTCTGGACCTGGGCGTCTCCATTGCGGAAAACCGCAGTGCCTTCAGCTACCACTGCAAGACCCTGGACTGCAAAGGATGGTGCTTCTTTGAGGATGATGTCAACGAGTTCACCTGCCCTGTGTGTTTCCACGTCAACTGCCTCCTTTGCAAG GCCATCCACGAACAGATGAACTGCAAGGAGTACCAAGACGACCTGGCCCTGCGGGCTCAGAACGACGTGGCCGCCCGGCAGACGACGGAGATGCTGAGG ACCATGCTGCAGCAGGGCGAGGCCATGCACTGCCCACAGTGCCAGATCGTGGTGCAGAAGAAGGATGGCTGTGACTGGATCCGCTGCACTGTCTGCCACACCGAGATCTGCTGGGTCACCAAGGGTCCTCGCTGGGGCCCCGGG GGCCCGGGAGACACCAGCGGGGGCTGCCGCTGCCGGGTGAATGGGGCTCCTTGCCACCCCAGCTGTCAGAACTGCCACTGA